A region of Flocculibacter collagenilyticus DNA encodes the following proteins:
- a CDS encoding WD40/YVTN/BNR-like repeat-containing protein: MFKKTISLSLICSAMALSHASFASIDTSLLAGMKARNIGPAATSGRISDVEAVISDPNIIYAAAASGGIWKSENAGLTWQPIFDEQDYASIGVLAINQQNPSIIWVGTGEGNVRNSTSIGGGIYKSIDAGKTWKNMGLKGTERINRIALHPTNPNIAYAAALGTLWSENNDRGIYKTVDGGNTWQKILFVDNKTGASDIKMDPTNPNKLYASMWQFRRWPYRFESGGEGSGLYISNDGGETWEQKTQDDGLPEGELGRITLDIAESQPNTVYALVEAEKSALIRSDDGGDSWYTVNETTKIADRPFYYSEIEVDPNDPDTIYNIATFITRSIDGGKNFSKLTQIDCCDTGNTIHIDSHSLWINPNNSKHIILGNDGGLALTQDKGDSWRFVQNLPISQFYHIRVDDAHPYNIYGGLQDNGSWRGPAEVWHSGGIRNLHWQEIGFGDGFDSMPFPDDVTKGYSQSQGGFLGQWDLTTGEEKLIMPSPPSDDVELRFNWNAGLAQDPFDANTIYYGSQFVHKSTDRGETWQVISEDLSTNNKEWQRYKDSGGLTPDVTAAENYTAIITIAPSPIKQGVIWVGTDDGRVHVTKDGGKSWSSVEGNDTTLPKNAFVPHIAPSLHNADSAYIVFDKHRSGDMKPYIFKAEKYGANFTNLATKDLRGYALSVQQDHIDPDLLFLGTELGLYVTTTGGEEWFKWDQGVPTVSVMDMAIQQRENDLVLGTHGRSIFVLDDYSALRNLDEKAFNKPLALLSVMDGQQYVESRAPSSRFWGDAAYVGENEAYGVQLTVMASGDHLAHPDPKLNKAHQIKQRTLKAKQSVKQDAATDKEKSDLTDKAKVEVFDSNGMRVRTFKTVLKQGINRIVWGLESDGAKPMAGNEPKDDKDILPGGPEIVPGTYTLKVTLNEHQIEAKAEVKQDPRFTVTQADLLASFKSQQDIVAMYNVVSDVTHALTDSQRDIELIKEMAQRALDNAKHGSETKTNATNQTNTQLEKLVEQADTLIKRIEELDKQLRSQSDVKGIVDDSYKVTSKLGHAGWYIGGKYGKPSATAQKYLAIGRKSLEQGVKQVNQFLTNDVAAFKQQYQATELGLLSTTQPITLN, from the coding sequence ATGTTTAAAAAAACCATATCGTTATCATTAATATGTAGTGCGATGGCACTAAGCCATGCCTCATTCGCGTCTATTGACACGAGCTTACTCGCGGGGATGAAAGCGAGAAATATTGGACCCGCTGCAACCAGTGGTCGAATTTCTGATGTAGAAGCCGTGATCAGCGATCCTAATATTATCTATGCAGCGGCTGCATCAGGTGGCATTTGGAAGTCAGAAAATGCGGGATTAACTTGGCAGCCGATATTTGATGAGCAAGATTATGCGTCAATTGGTGTGTTAGCAATCAATCAGCAAAATCCAAGTATTATATGGGTGGGAACTGGTGAAGGTAACGTAAGAAATTCTACATCAATAGGTGGCGGTATATATAAATCAATTGATGCAGGTAAAACGTGGAAAAATATGGGGTTGAAAGGTACTGAGCGCATCAACCGCATAGCCTTACACCCAACTAATCCCAACATTGCATATGCAGCAGCCTTAGGCACTTTGTGGTCAGAAAATAACGATAGAGGCATTTATAAAACTGTTGATGGCGGTAATACATGGCAAAAAATTCTTTTTGTTGATAATAAAACAGGGGCATCTGACATTAAGATGGACCCTACTAATCCAAATAAACTATATGCATCTATGTGGCAGTTTCGCCGCTGGCCTTATCGTTTTGAATCTGGTGGCGAAGGTTCCGGACTGTATATTTCCAATGACGGTGGTGAAACATGGGAGCAAAAAACACAAGATGACGGATTGCCTGAAGGTGAGCTAGGTCGCATTACATTAGATATAGCCGAGAGTCAGCCAAACACTGTGTATGCATTAGTTGAAGCAGAGAAAAGTGCGTTAATTCGTTCAGATGACGGTGGCGACAGTTGGTATACCGTTAATGAAACCACCAAGATTGCGGATAGGCCGTTTTACTATTCAGAGATCGAAGTCGATCCGAATGATCCCGATACCATTTATAATATCGCAACGTTTATCACACGCTCAATTGATGGCGGTAAAAACTTTAGCAAGTTAACGCAAATTGATTGTTGTGACACTGGGAACACAATACATATAGATAGCCATTCACTGTGGATCAATCCTAACAACTCTAAACATATTATTTTGGGAAACGATGGTGGTTTAGCACTTACACAGGATAAAGGTGATAGCTGGCGCTTCGTACAAAACTTACCGATTTCACAGTTCTACCACATACGTGTGGATGACGCACATCCATATAATATTTATGGTGGGCTGCAAGACAATGGTTCATGGCGTGGTCCAGCTGAAGTATGGCATTCAGGCGGGATCAGAAATTTACACTGGCAAGAAATCGGTTTTGGCGATGGGTTTGACTCTATGCCGTTTCCTGACGATGTAACAAAAGGCTATAGCCAATCACAAGGTGGCTTTTTGGGGCAGTGGGATTTAACTACGGGTGAAGAAAAACTGATTATGCCAAGTCCGCCTAGCGATGATGTTGAGCTTAGATTTAATTGGAATGCAGGCTTAGCTCAAGATCCGTTTGACGCAAACACGATTTACTATGGCAGCCAGTTCGTTCATAAATCGACTGATAGAGGTGAAACATGGCAAGTAATATCTGAAGACTTGTCGACCAATAATAAAGAATGGCAACGTTATAAAGACTCAGGCGGTTTAACGCCAGATGTTACAGCAGCTGAAAATTACACTGCAATCATTACTATTGCTCCAAGTCCAATCAAACAAGGCGTTATTTGGGTTGGTACTGACGATGGCCGAGTGCATGTTACTAAAGATGGTGGTAAATCTTGGTCAAGTGTAGAAGGGAACGACACAACGCTGCCAAAGAATGCGTTTGTGCCGCATATTGCGCCATCATTGCACAACGCAGATAGTGCTTATATTGTATTTGATAAGCACCGTAGCGGTGATATGAAGCCGTATATTTTTAAAGCTGAAAAATATGGAGCGAATTTTACAAACTTAGCAACTAAGGATCTTCGTGGGTATGCGTTGTCAGTACAGCAAGATCATATTGATCCAGACCTTTTATTTTTAGGCACTGAGTTGGGCTTATATGTGACTACAACAGGTGGCGAAGAGTGGTTTAAATGGGATCAAGGTGTGCCTACCGTATCTGTTATGGATATGGCAATCCAGCAACGTGAAAATGATTTGGTGTTAGGTACACACGGTCGCTCAATTTTTGTATTAGATGACTATAGCGCGCTGCGCAATTTAGATGAAAAAGCATTTAATAAACCATTGGCATTATTATCAGTTATGGACGGCCAGCAATATGTTGAAAGCCGAGCACCGTCTTCTCGGTTTTGGGGAGACGCAGCATACGTAGGTGAAAACGAAGCGTATGGTGTGCAGTTAACGGTAATGGCGTCGGGCGATCATTTGGCGCATCCAGATCCTAAATTAAATAAAGCGCATCAAATTAAACAAAGAACGCTAAAAGCAAAACAATCAGTTAAGCAGGACGCCGCAACTGATAAAGAAAAGAGCGATTTAACTGACAAAGCTAAAGTAGAAGTGTTTGATAGTAATGGCATGCGCGTTAGAACATTTAAAACTGTGCTAAAGCAAGGGATTAACCGCATTGTATGGGGACTTGAAAGTGATGGTGCAAAACCAATGGCAGGTAATGAACCTAAAGATGATAAGGATATCTTGCCTGGTGGACCAGAAATTGTGCCTGGAACTTATACGCTAAAAGTAACGCTGAATGAGCATCAAATTGAAGCGAAAGCCGAGGTTAAGCAAGATCCACGCTTTACTGTGACGCAGGCAGATCTGCTTGCAAGCTTTAAGTCTCAGCAAGACATCGTAGCTATGTATAACGTTGTTAGCGATGTCACGCATGCGTTAACAGATAGCCAAAGAGATATTGAGCTTATTAAGGAAATGGCACAAAGAGCACTGGATAATGCAAAGCACGGATCTGAAACAAAGACTAACGCTACCAATCAAACAAACACACAGCTAGAAAAGCTTGTAGAGCAAGCTGACACACTTATTAAGCGTATTGAAGAGTTAGACAAGCAATTACGTTCGCAAAGTGATGTGAAAGGAATAGTAGACGATTCTTACAAAGTAACCAGTAAGCTAGGCCATGCAGGGTGGTATATTGGTGGCAAATATGGCAAACCATCTGCTACAGCACAAAAGTATTTGGCGATAGGGCGTAAGAGTTTAGAACAAGGGGTTAAGCAGGTAAATCAGTTCTTAACTAACGATGTTGCTGCTTTTAAGCAGCAGTACCAAGCGACAGAGCTAGGTTTGCTTTCAACCACACAGCCAATAACGTTGAACTAG
- the ispB gene encoding octaprenyl diphosphate synthase: protein MDLEQIRQLTKPDMNGVNKLIFDQLNSDVALINQLGMYIVNSGGKRIRPLLTVLAAQAINYQGQDHIKLAAIIEFIHTATLLHDDVVDESMLRRGKDTANALFGNQASVLVGDFLYTRSFQMMVELNRMPVMQVLANATNVIAEGEVLQLMNCNDPDTTEDSYMQVIYCKTAKLFEAATGLTAVIADLPEEVSLALSAFGKHLGTAFQLIDDVLDYTADVDELGKNIGDDLAEGKPTLPLLYAMQHGTEQQRTLIRDAIEHANGMEHLDEILTALQQTGALAYTQQKAEQEADKAIAALAIIPDSEHKEALVALAHLAVNRTS from the coding sequence ATGGATCTTGAGCAGATTCGCCAGTTAACAAAACCTGATATGAACGGCGTAAATAAGTTAATTTTTGATCAACTAAATTCCGATGTAGCCCTCATTAATCAGCTTGGTATGTACATTGTAAACAGCGGCGGAAAACGTATTCGCCCTCTCCTTACCGTACTTGCTGCTCAAGCCATTAATTACCAAGGTCAGGATCATATCAAATTAGCCGCCATCATTGAATTTATTCATACTGCAACGTTATTGCATGATGATGTGGTTGATGAGTCCATGCTGCGTCGCGGCAAAGACACAGCTAATGCATTATTTGGTAATCAAGCCAGTGTGCTAGTTGGTGATTTTTTATACACACGCTCATTTCAAATGATGGTGGAATTAAATCGAATGCCAGTTATGCAAGTGCTTGCAAATGCAACCAATGTAATTGCTGAAGGTGAAGTGTTACAGCTCATGAATTGTAATGATCCCGACACTACAGAAGACAGCTACATGCAGGTTATTTACTGCAAAACTGCAAAATTATTTGAAGCCGCAACAGGCTTAACGGCGGTCATTGCAGATTTACCTGAAGAAGTTAGTCTCGCTTTATCCGCATTTGGCAAGCATTTAGGCACTGCATTTCAATTAATTGATGATGTATTAGACTACACCGCAGATGTTGACGAGTTAGGTAAAAACATCGGTGATGATCTTGCAGAAGGTAAGCCTACACTACCACTTTTATATGCTATGCAACATGGTACTGAACAGCAACGCACTTTAATTCGTGATGCCATTGAACATGCAAATGGTATGGAGCATTTAGATGAGATTTTAACTGCTTTACAGCAAACCGGAGCATTGGCTTATACTCAACAGAAAGCAGAGCAAGAAGCCGATAAAGCGATTGCAGCGTTAGCCATTATTCCTGATAGTGAGCATAAAGAAGCACTAGTTGCACTCGCCCATTTAGCAGTAAACAGAACTAGTTAA
- the rplU gene encoding 50S ribosomal protein L21 yields the protein MYAVFQSGGKQHRVTEGQTIRLEKLDAETGVALEFDNVLMVADGEDIKIGAPFVAGGKVTAEVVTHGRGDKIKVVKFRRRKHSRKQMGHRQWFTEVKITGISA from the coding sequence ATGTACGCGGTTTTCCAAAGTGGTGGCAAACAACACCGTGTGACTGAAGGTCAAACGATTCGTCTAGAAAAATTAGATGCTGAAACTGGTGTAGCACTAGAGTTTGATAATGTATTAATGGTTGCAGACGGTGAAGATATTAAAATTGGCGCACCTTTTGTAGCTGGTGGTAAAGTGACAGCTGAAGTTGTTACACACGGTCGTGGCGACAAAATCAAAGTCGTTAAGTTCCGTCGTCGTAAGCATTCACGTAAGCAAATGGGTCACCGTCAGTGGTTCACTGAAGTTAAAATCACTGGCATTAGCGCTTAA
- the rpmA gene encoding 50S ribosomal protein L27, translated as MAHKKAAGSTRNGRDSESKRLGVKRFGGESVLAGNILVRQRGTRFHAGANVGIGKDHTLFALTDGKVQFSVGGPKNRKFINIVSE; from the coding sequence ATGGCACATAAAAAAGCAGCAGGTAGTACTCGTAACGGTCGTGATTCAGAAAGTAAACGCTTAGGTGTTAAGCGCTTCGGTGGTGAATCAGTATTAGCGGGTAATATCTTAGTTCGTCAACGTGGTACACGTTTCCACGCTGGCGCAAACGTAGGTATTGGTAAAGATCACACTTTATTTGCATTAACTGACGGTAAAGTTCAGTTTTCTGTAGGTGGTCCTAAAAACCGTAAATTCATTAACATTGTTAGTGAATAA
- the cgtA gene encoding Obg family GTPase CgtA, translated as MKFVDEAIIRVEAGDGGNGVIGFRREKYIPKGGPDGGDGGDGGSVYLQADENLNTLIDYQFEKFHRAERGQNGQGANCTGKGGEDLFIKVPIGTRATDEDTGEVIGDLTKHNQKLLVARGGFHGLGNARFKSSVNRAPRQKTNGTPGEIRNLKLELMLLADVGLLGLPNAGKSTFIRSVSAAKPKVADYPFTTLVPNLGVVKASGHKAFVIADIPGLIEGAAEGAGLGIQFLKHLERCRLLMHIIDVLPADGSNPADNAVAIVGELEKYSPKLAEKPRWLLFNKIDLILDEELEEVIEDVKKALDWDGPTYAMSAFDKINTAELCSQIMDFIESLPPEETKHDATEEVEFKWDNYHKSAIEDHDDDDDDWDDDDYDVEVIYHE; from the coding sequence ATGAAATTTGTAGATGAAGCGATCATTCGCGTTGAAGCGGGTGATGGTGGTAACGGTGTCATTGGCTTTCGTCGAGAGAAATACATCCCTAAAGGTGGTCCTGATGGTGGTGATGGCGGTGATGGAGGCAGTGTTTATCTGCAAGCGGACGAGAACCTAAATACGCTTATCGATTATCAGTTTGAAAAATTTCACCGTGCTGAGCGTGGCCAGAACGGTCAAGGTGCTAACTGTACTGGTAAAGGCGGTGAAGATCTTTTCATTAAAGTGCCAATTGGTACACGTGCAACAGACGAAGATACTGGCGAAGTGATCGGTGACTTGACTAAGCACAATCAGAAATTACTAGTGGCTCGCGGTGGTTTCCACGGGCTTGGTAATGCTCGTTTTAAAAGTAGTGTAAACCGTGCGCCTAGACAGAAAACTAATGGCACGCCGGGTGAAATTCGCAACTTAAAATTAGAGTTGATGCTACTTGCTGATGTTGGCCTATTAGGATTACCAAATGCTGGTAAATCAACATTTATTCGCTCTGTATCAGCAGCAAAACCAAAAGTTGCAGATTATCCGTTTACTACCTTAGTGCCTAATTTAGGCGTGGTAAAAGCAAGTGGTCATAAAGCCTTTGTTATTGCAGATATTCCGGGATTAATTGAAGGTGCAGCAGAAGGTGCTGGTTTAGGTATTCAATTCCTTAAGCACTTAGAGCGTTGCCGCTTATTAATGCATATTATTGATGTGTTACCAGCTGATGGTTCTAACCCGGCTGATAATGCAGTAGCAATTGTAGGTGAATTGGAAAAATACAGTCCTAAGCTTGCTGAAAAACCAAGATGGTTATTGTTTAACAAAATTGACCTGATCCTTGATGAAGAGTTAGAAGAAGTCATTGAAGACGTTAAGAAAGCGCTAGATTGGGATGGCCCAACGTATGCAATGTCTGCGTTTGATAAAATTAATACCGCAGAGCTGTGTAGCCAGATCATGGACTTTATTGAGTCATTACCGCCTGAAGAAACGAAGCATGATGCCACTGAAGAAGTTGAGTTTAAGTGGGATAATTATCATAAATCAGCCATTGAAGATCATGATGATGACGATGATGATTGGGATGATGACGACTATGATGTTGAAGTTATTTATCACGAGTAA
- the folA gene encoding type 3 dihydrofolate reductase: MKISMIAAMANNRVIGKDNQMPWHLPADLKFFKNVTMGKPILMGRNTYESIGRPLPGRENIIISRNEDYKVDGASVFPSIEAALTYCRSNKSHDEVMIIGGGAIYKQALPHADNLYLTYIDLDTDGDTFFPDHNEFGVWDETFSEAHHSDEKNAHNYVFKKLEKREVAL, from the coding sequence ATGAAAATATCGATGATTGCAGCGATGGCAAATAACCGAGTGATTGGTAAAGATAATCAAATGCCGTGGCACTTACCAGCAGATTTGAAATTTTTCAAAAATGTAACGATGGGTAAGCCTATTTTAATGGGCAGAAATACCTATGAATCAATTGGTAGGCCATTACCCGGAAGGGAAAATATCATCATTTCGCGTAATGAAGATTACAAAGTAGATGGTGCGAGTGTTTTTCCTAGTATTGAAGCTGCGCTGACTTATTGTCGCTCTAACAAAAGTCATGATGAAGTGATGATTATCGGTGGTGGTGCAATCTATAAACAAGCGCTACCACACGCAGATAATTTATACCTTACCTACATTGACCTAGATACGGATGGCGATACATTTTTTCCTGATCATAATGAATTTGGTGTGTGGGATGAAACGTTTTCTGAAGCACATCACTCAGATGAAAAAAATGCACACAATTACGTATTTAAAAAGTTAGAAAAAAGAGAAGTTGCACTCTAG
- a CDS encoding porin family protein, with protein sequence MFKFNILGINRHLLALGSLTIMSNMVLSTNLSAQELTVTQTANNAVSRSTTDAELVQEIKLLKQRLAALEQKMKQRAEAPTSDNLNSEQPVVVKSNQTAPNTNVEARLEQIEQQLEIESDNHETWPIKIHGAVRFQYVYEDYNPDNENRTGDFDFDIFRLNFDGEIGDVILSAEYRWYQYQEAVKHAYFGYNFDEYWQAQVGVIAVPFGNLPYNSHSYFFNSTFYVGLEDEHDSGIKVRYRSDTWDLDAAFLKSDEQGGIDGFVSDRTARYSYDTVGIRLAGEGIYDEPVLAIGESNSWALRGAHTWSWSTDETLELGLSAQGGNLYSGSIEPANAMAQFANQNLGNRLALAAHGVYDHGPWNVQVQLADYDYDLKVDHQGVVMAAYSFYDTIPSEARIYTANVAYTLPVSAGPLTSLTFYNDHSVITDKRDLNNDTWMNVLGVAVAAGNGFYTYFDFVRAKNQPFIGGSIADDNGEVNNRFNINFGYYF encoded by the coding sequence ATGTTTAAATTCAATATACTTGGTATTAATCGACACTTGTTGGCATTAGGTAGCTTGACCATAATGTCAAACATGGTGCTCAGTACAAACCTGTCTGCACAAGAGTTAACGGTAACTCAAACGGCCAATAATGCAGTTTCTCGCTCAACAACCGACGCTGAGCTAGTGCAAGAAATAAAACTATTGAAGCAACGATTAGCCGCACTAGAACAAAAAATGAAACAGCGAGCTGAAGCACCAACCTCTGATAATCTTAATAGCGAACAGCCTGTTGTCGTGAAATCAAATCAAACTGCGCCAAATACAAATGTTGAGGCGCGACTTGAACAAATCGAACAACAACTTGAAATAGAGTCTGACAACCACGAAACGTGGCCAATAAAAATACATGGTGCAGTACGGTTTCAATATGTATATGAAGACTATAATCCGGACAATGAAAACCGCACAGGTGACTTCGACTTTGACATTTTTAGATTAAATTTTGATGGTGAGATAGGTGATGTCATTCTATCAGCAGAGTATCGATGGTATCAGTATCAAGAAGCCGTCAAACATGCCTATTTTGGCTACAACTTTGATGAATATTGGCAAGCACAAGTAGGTGTGATTGCTGTACCTTTTGGTAACTTACCTTACAATTCTCACAGTTATTTTTTTAATTCAACATTTTATGTCGGGTTAGAAGATGAACACGATAGTGGCATTAAAGTGCGTTATCGAAGTGATACTTGGGATTTAGATGCTGCCTTTTTGAAGTCAGATGAACAAGGCGGTATCGATGGTTTCGTAAGTGACAGAACTGCACGTTACAGCTACGACACTGTGGGTATTAGGCTAGCAGGAGAAGGGATTTACGATGAACCTGTACTCGCTATTGGAGAAAGTAATAGCTGGGCGTTACGTGGAGCGCACACATGGTCTTGGTCGACTGATGAAACACTTGAGCTAGGACTGTCTGCTCAAGGGGGGAACTTATACTCTGGCAGCATTGAACCTGCTAATGCTATGGCGCAATTCGCTAATCAAAATTTAGGCAATCGACTGGCATTGGCAGCACACGGTGTTTACGATCATGGCCCGTGGAACGTTCAGGTGCAACTGGCCGACTATGATTATGATTTAAAAGTTGATCATCAAGGTGTGGTCATGGCTGCCTATTCGTTTTATGACACTATTCCAAGTGAAGCACGTATATATACCGCCAATGTAGCTTACACCCTTCCTGTTTCGGCTGGCCCCTTAACAAGCCTAACCTTTTATAATGATCACAGTGTGATTACAGATAAACGTGATTTAAATAATGATACTTGGATGAATGTACTTGGTGTTGCTGTGGCGGCTGGAAATGGTTTTTATACGTACTTTGACTTTGTGAGAGCAAAAAATCAGCCCTTTATTGGTGGCAGTATCGCGGATGATAATGGTGAAGTAAATAATCGCTTTAATATTAATTTTGGCTATTATTTTTAA
- a CDS encoding BCCT family transporter yields the protein MTIKQLVDRHLKVHPIVFFTSVALIFIFVLGTLLNLEKATDLFNATKEGITSYFGWFLILSVQLLLIFAIYISMSRYRHVRLGGAEAKPAYSFLSWLAMLFSAGMGIGLMFWAVAEPIFHYGNPPRGEGGTMQAASQAMDITFLHWGLHAWAIYAVIGLTLAYFTFNRGMPLSIRSAFYPILGEKIHGFWGNLVDTLAVVATLFGVATSLGLGVDQVNAGLHHLFGLTQSVWMKVLLIAIITAFATISVVSGLDKGIKRLSQLNLIAAALLLLFVISLGPTLFILKSFVQSTGHYLQNLFELSSWAEAYQPEANWQGSWTVFYWAWWIGWSPFVGVFIARISKGRTIKEFVLGVLLVPSLMTFLWMSGFGGNAIYSAVFGNASIVEAVNNDYAMSLFVMLEQLPWSMITSLIAMFLVVIFFVTSSDSGSLVIDMLSSGGHLNPPVAQRVFWAVTEGIVAAVLMLGGGLVALQAAAISTGLPFTIVLLMMAYCLYKALQEDYVTQHIYPRVDKESPHV from the coding sequence TTGACTATCAAACAGCTTGTCGATCGCCACTTGAAAGTACACCCGATTGTATTTTTTACTTCCGTTGCTCTTATTTTTATTTTTGTTTTGGGCACATTGCTAAACCTTGAAAAAGCAACCGATTTGTTTAATGCAACCAAAGAGGGAATAACTAGCTACTTTGGCTGGTTTCTAATTTTGTCGGTTCAGTTATTACTCATTTTTGCTATTTACATTTCCATGAGCCGTTATCGCCACGTTCGACTTGGTGGCGCAGAGGCGAAACCTGCTTACTCATTCCTTAGCTGGCTTGCCATGCTGTTCAGTGCAGGTATGGGGATTGGCCTCATGTTTTGGGCAGTAGCCGAACCTATTTTCCACTATGGTAATCCGCCCAGAGGTGAAGGGGGAACAATGCAGGCAGCCTCTCAAGCCATGGATATTACCTTTTTACACTGGGGGCTTCACGCGTGGGCAATTTACGCCGTAATTGGGTTAACACTCGCTTATTTCACCTTTAATCGTGGCATGCCATTATCGATTCGCTCAGCTTTCTATCCCATTTTAGGCGAGAAAATTCATGGTTTTTGGGGAAACCTTGTGGATACTCTTGCCGTGGTAGCAACACTTTTTGGGGTAGCCACTTCATTAGGCTTAGGCGTTGATCAAGTTAATGCTGGCTTGCATCATTTATTTGGCTTAACCCAATCTGTATGGATGAAAGTTCTATTGATTGCCATTATTACTGCCTTTGCCACTATTTCGGTAGTTAGCGGGCTTGATAAAGGGATTAAACGACTTAGCCAATTGAATTTAATTGCAGCCGCGTTATTACTATTGTTTGTGATTTCTCTTGGTCCAACACTGTTTATTTTAAAAAGCTTTGTACAAAGCACTGGACATTATTTACAGAACTTATTTGAGTTATCTAGTTGGGCTGAAGCTTATCAACCAGAAGCCAACTGGCAAGGCAGTTGGACCGTATTTTACTGGGCTTGGTGGATTGGCTGGTCGCCTTTTGTGGGGGTATTTATTGCGCGTATTTCAAAAGGCCGCACTATTAAAGAGTTTGTATTAGGTGTGTTATTAGTGCCATCGCTCATGACATTTCTATGGATGAGTGGCTTTGGTGGTAATGCAATTTACTCAGCAGTATTTGGTAATGCTAGTATTGTTGAAGCCGTGAATAATGATTATGCCATGAGCTTATTTGTCATGCTTGAACAACTTCCTTGGTCAATGATCACCAGTTTAATCGCCATGTTTCTGGTGGTCATTTTCTTTGTTACTTCCTCTGATTCAGGCTCATTAGTTATTGATATGCTAAGTTCTGGCGGCCATTTAAACCCGCCTGTTGCCCAGCGCGTGTTTTGGGCGGTAACCGAAGGCATAGTAGCGGCAGTATTAATGCTTGGAGGTGGACTAGTCGCATTGCAGGCCGCTGCAATATCTACCGGCCTTCCCTTTACCATAGTGCTACTTATGATGGCCTATTGTTTGTATAAAGCATTGCAAGAGGACTATGTCACTCAGCATATTTACCCTCGTGTTGATAAGGAGTCTCCCCATGTTTAA